One Phaseolus vulgaris cultivar G19833 chromosome 2, P. vulgaris v2.0, whole genome shotgun sequence DNA window includes the following coding sequences:
- the LOC137811962 gene encoding RAF-like serine/threonine-protein kinase PRAF: MTSHSHYQPDLDADSVTSSPRSDHFHDAPPRVRFMCSFGGKILPRPHDNQLRYVGGDTRIVAVHRSISFSTLILKLSKLSGMANITAKYQLPNEDLDALISVTTDEDVENMMDEYDRVAQNQNPRSARLRLFLFPEGEDSRTSSISSLLNGSAKRENWFLDALNGGVSGLERGRSEASSMVSEVPDYLFGLDNSEETHQRDPRPKDRPVLQDNVSVSDPGSPAPVVSSPYCSTSSAPCVPSLPNLPPVKTKLSNPVPDSDFKESPIEPETEPQPNLNHNLYPGNPVIHYPQEPAYSAHSVNPVPVYYVPSPVRPGTVPVPLQQTPYPYVQQPYHAVMPSQVPIGYHHLIPGSGQVYGAGVRQVSPLQPYNPSAAVVHDGFKQHMYQAVPNSGPVPLHPMMPMTGADEPKRGGAEYVVGRGPNSLNN; the protein is encoded by the exons ATGACGTCACACTCTCACTACCAACCTGATTTAGACGCCGACTCCGTCACCTCTTCCCCTCGCTCCGACCATTTCCACGACGCGCCGCCTCGCGTCCGCTTCATGTGCAGCTTTGGCGGCAAGATCCTCCCCCGCCCCCATGACAACCAGCTCCGTTATGTCGGCGGCGACACTCGAATCGTGGCCGTCCACCGCTCCATCTCCTTCTCCACCCTCATTCTCAAACTCTCCAAACTCTCAG GCATGGCCAATATAACCGCGAAGTACCAGCTCCCGAACGAGGATCTGGACGCGTTGATCTCGGTCACGACTGACGAAGACGTGGAGAACATGATGGACGAGTACGACCGCGTCGCACAGAACCAGAACCCGCGATCGGCGCGGCTTCGGCTCTTCCTCTTTCCCGAAGGCGAGGACTCTCGAACCAGTAGCATCAGCTCGCTATTGAACGGCTCAGCCAAACGCGAGAACTGGTTCCTCGACGCACTAAACGGCGGCGTTTCTGGTCTCGAGCGTGGCCGCTCTGAAGCATCTTCCATGGTCTCGGAAGTACCTGATTACCTTTTCGGATTAGACAACTCAGAAGAAACTCACCAACGCGACCCACGACCCAAGGATCGACCCGTGCTCCAAGATAACGTCTCAGTTTCGGATCCGGGTTCCCCCGCCCCGGTTGTTTCCTCCCCATACTGTTCCACCTCATCAGCGCCCTGCGTGCCTTCTCTTCCCAACCTTCCCCCAGTAAAGACTAAACTTTCGAACCCTGTTCCTGATTCGGACTTCAAGGAAAGTCCAATCGAACCTGAAACGGAACCTCAACCGAACCTCAACCACAATCTCTACCCGGGTAACCCTGTAATTCACTATCCCCAAGAACCTGCTTATTCTGCTCATTCAGTAAATCCGGTTCCTGTTTACTACGTTCCCAGTCCGGTTCGACCGGGAACTGTGCCGGTTCCTTTGCAGCAGACACCTTACCCCTACGTTCAACAACCTTACCATGCAGTGATGCCATCTCAGGTTCCCATCGGCTACCATCATTTGATTCCGGGTTCGGGTCAAGTATATGGTGCAGGCGTGAGGCAGGTGAGTCCACTGCAACCTTACAATCCTTCCGCCGCAGTGGTTCACGACGGTTTCAAACAGCACATGTATCAAGCCGTGCCGAACTCCGGTCCGGTTCCCCTTCACCCGATGATGCCGATGACTGGTGCTGATGAACCCAAGAGAGGTGGAGCGGAGTATGTAGTGGGTCGGGGCCCCAATTCCCTGAATAACTGA